One window of the Bacillus sp. 2205SS5-2 genome contains the following:
- a CDS encoding ABC transporter ATP-binding protein: MINDAMVDVRGLVKRYDSFVAVNGVNFQVKKGEIFGLLGPNGAGKTTTIEMLVGLRKPDEGTAILAGYDVRKEVNQVKEVIGVQLQSTSLFELLKVEEILYLYASFYPSHVDIDELIEDMLLTEKRKDRVKGLSGGQKQRLAIALALIHDPNIVFLDEPTTGLDPQARRTLWDIVLRLKERGKTVLLSTHYMDEAHVLCDRIGIMDQGELIALDTPSNLVKKLQSTSTVEFHLNNPPEQKWFMKMDGVKEVSIKHTFVQLYTDDLQLALTSLIQGCTEHSLKIEDLQTRLATLEDVFIHMTGRSIRES; encoded by the coding sequence ATGATAAATGATGCAATGGTTGACGTCCGAGGACTCGTGAAACGCTATGACTCCTTTGTAGCAGTTAACGGCGTTAATTTTCAAGTGAAAAAAGGAGAAATATTCGGGTTGCTTGGACCTAATGGTGCGGGGAAAACGACCACAATTGAAATGCTGGTCGGACTACGTAAGCCAGATGAAGGAACGGCCATACTAGCAGGCTATGATGTTCGTAAAGAAGTCAATCAAGTCAAAGAGGTTATTGGTGTACAGCTGCAGTCAACGTCACTATTCGAATTATTAAAGGTTGAGGAGATTCTCTATTTATATGCGAGCTTTTATCCAAGCCATGTGGATATTGATGAATTAATTGAGGATATGCTGTTAACAGAAAAGAGAAAGGACCGGGTGAAAGGACTTTCTGGCGGACAAAAGCAGCGACTAGCGATTGCCCTTGCTTTGATTCATGACCCAAATATTGTATTTCTAGATGAACCAACGACAGGGCTTGATCCACAGGCGAGGAGAACATTATGGGATATTGTTCTTCGGTTAAAGGAACGGGGAAAAACGGTTCTCCTCTCCACACACTATATGGATGAAGCTCATGTGCTTTGTGACCGCATTGGCATTATGGATCAGGGAGAATTGATTGCCCTCGACACACCTTCAAACTTAGTGAAAAAACTACAATCAACTAGCACAGTGGAATTTCACTTAAACAATCCTCCTGAACAAAAGTGGTTCATGAAGATGGACGGGGTCAAAGAAGTGTCTATTAAGCATACCTTTGTGCAACTGTATACGGATGACCTGCAGCTTGCCTTAACCTCACTTATTCAAGGCTGTACAGAGCATAGCTTGAAAATTGAAGACTTACAAACTCGTTTAGCGACACTAGAAGATGTGTTTATCCATATGACAGGAAGGAGTATTAGAGAATCATGA
- a CDS encoding ABC transporter permease has product MRAYWQLTIAQLRIFGRNKQVLFFTLLFPIILMLALGSFAGGGNSLSLNVGLVDFDQSDASKDLEELFVTNEGIEMNDYETVEDGKAAVKNGDIQLLVEIPIGYEANFENEEQAFSLPVYYNEKNLATAELGLTVLNGIIDQYSKDLVDYKPLVTIEKFGIEALNIRYVDFLVPGIVAMMIMSNNMNGVAGQISAWRERGILRRMQGTRLKASTFIAAQITARLLLNGTQALLVVLIANFVFNIEVVGSWFALIFFIILGTLAFMSLGFIIAGIAKNPESAGPIAGFVTFPMLFLGGVFFPISNMPDIIQPIVKILPIAHLSSALRETMNLGTSFFELGAETLILGAWLIGGFALASYVFKWE; this is encoded by the coding sequence ATGAGAGCATATTGGCAGTTAACTATTGCACAATTACGGATTTTTGGCAGAAATAAACAAGTATTATTTTTCACCTTACTCTTTCCCATCATTTTGATGCTCGCTCTAGGCTCTTTTGCCGGAGGAGGAAATTCACTCTCTTTAAATGTGGGATTGGTTGACTTTGATCAATCTGATGCTTCTAAGGATTTAGAAGAGTTGTTTGTCACAAACGAAGGAATTGAGATGAACGATTATGAAACGGTAGAAGACGGCAAAGCTGCTGTTAAAAATGGAGATATTCAGCTTCTTGTTGAAATTCCAATTGGGTATGAAGCTAACTTTGAGAATGAAGAGCAAGCCTTCTCACTTCCTGTTTACTATAATGAGAAGAACTTGGCGACTGCTGAACTCGGCTTGACCGTCTTAAATGGAATCATTGATCAATATAGTAAAGATCTTGTCGATTACAAACCGTTAGTTACGATTGAAAAGTTTGGAATCGAAGCGCTCAATATTCGCTATGTTGATTTCCTTGTTCCAGGGATCGTGGCGATGATGATTATGAGTAATAATATGAACGGCGTAGCTGGTCAAATTTCTGCCTGGCGCGAACGAGGCATTCTAAGGAGAATGCAAGGAACGAGATTAAAAGCTTCGACCTTTATCGCAGCGCAAATAACTGCGCGATTATTACTAAATGGAACCCAAGCGTTGCTAGTCGTCTTAATTGCGAATTTCGTCTTTAATATTGAAGTAGTTGGTTCGTGGTTTGCATTGATTTTCTTTATTATTCTTGGAACTCTTGCGTTTATGTCGCTTGGTTTTATCATTGCCGGGATAGCAAAGAACCCAGAAAGTGCCGGTCCGATTGCTGGATTTGTCACATTTCCGATGTTGTTTCTTGGTGGGGTATTCTTCCCAATTAGTAATATGCCAGATATCATTCAACCAATTGTCAAGATTCTCCCGATTGCACATCTGAGTTCTGCTTTAAGAGAAACGATGAATTTAGGAACATCATTCTTTGAATTGGGGGCAGAAACGTTGATTTTAGGTGCATGGTTAATTGGAGGATTTGCGCTTGCTAGTTATGTATTTAAGTGGGAGTAG
- a CDS encoding sigma-70 family RNA polymerase sigma factor, whose translation MKVTEDNIVQQIKHKNEESITFILQTYGGLLNGIIRKYISCKQDREECLEDVLISIWFHIDSFDPDKNSFKQWGAAIAKYRAIDYLRKAEKARKHMSSFGLGGEFSTHRNEMPYDLDRALQELSNMERQIFRKYYMEGVPSKEIATEFQAKESWVHNKLSRGRKKLKKLLLKNEV comes from the coding sequence TTGAAAGTGACAGAAGATAATATTGTCCAACAAATCAAACATAAAAACGAAGAAAGTATCACATTTATTCTTCAAACCTATGGAGGCTTGCTCAATGGGATTATTCGAAAGTATATTTCTTGCAAGCAGGATAGAGAAGAATGCTTAGAGGATGTTTTGATCTCGATCTGGTTCCATATTGATTCGTTTGATCCAGATAAAAATAGCTTCAAACAATGGGGGGCAGCTATCGCCAAGTATCGAGCCATAGATTACTTGCGAAAAGCGGAGAAAGCAAGGAAGCATATGAGTTCATTTGGACTGGGGGGGGAATTTTCCACACATCGAAACGAGATGCCATATGATCTAGATCGTGCCTTACAAGAGCTTTCAAATATGGAAAGACAAATTTTTCGGAAATATTACATGGAAGGGGTACCTTCAAAAGAAATTGCAACGGAATTTCAAGCGAAAGAGTCGTGGGTTCACAATAAGTTGTCACGAGGAAGGAAGAAATTAAAAAAATTATTACTGAAAAATGAGGTGTAG
- a CDS encoding DUF4179 domain-containing protein: MTIYRDLNDVKIDLNDFEELPLTDLEQIRIIYRTKKNISSNKRKKKWPGIAMAAVGICILTITLVLNDSITANMPFVGEKIEKYINQIEELDFAPYKTSVGETEENELGVLTLNEVMMDDQQLFLSATFEPAKGVEFDYQTTLKPQVKINGEVNTVTTGSQSIELNDSMYTIYNDIQLSQPVVEELLHIEIIYDTINFDTIIESPWTFEVEASQSLLLAEKKVYELNQLILLGDDESVRVERIISTPISTTIYFDLTQSSREDIRFTIQTVDGETAATYHSSYTSTEKGETSEIRFNGFTLENIPYYVVPVDSEGKSLSEESIFIE; the protein is encoded by the coding sequence ATGACTATCTATAGAGATCTTAATGATGTAAAGATAGATCTAAATGATTTTGAAGAACTACCTCTAACAGACTTGGAACAAATAAGGATTATTTATCGAACGAAAAAAAACATTTCATCTAACAAACGAAAGAAAAAATGGCCTGGCATAGCTATGGCAGCTGTGGGAATTTGTATATTAACTATTACACTAGTCTTAAATGATTCCATAACGGCAAATATGCCATTTGTTGGGGAGAAGATTGAAAAATATATCAATCAAATTGAAGAATTGGATTTTGCCCCGTACAAAACGAGTGTTGGTGAAACGGAAGAGAATGAACTGGGGGTGTTAACATTAAATGAAGTCATGATGGATGATCAACAATTATTCTTAAGCGCAACATTTGAGCCAGCGAAAGGCGTCGAATTTGACTATCAAACAACTCTAAAGCCTCAGGTAAAAATTAATGGCGAGGTAAATACCGTTACAACAGGTAGCCAGTCAATAGAGTTAAATGATTCAATGTATACGATTTACAATGATATCCAGTTAAGCCAGCCGGTGGTTGAAGAGTTGCTTCACATTGAAATTATCTATGACACTATTAATTTCGATACGATAATTGAATCCCCCTGGACTTTTGAGGTAGAAGCTTCACAAAGTCTATTATTAGCGGAGAAAAAAGTTTATGAGCTCAATCAATTGATTTTATTGGGTGACGATGAGAGTGTACGAGTTGAAAGGATAATATCAACCCCTATTTCTACAACGATTTATTTTGATTTAACCCAATCGAGTAGGGAAGACATCCGATTTACGATTCAAACAGTGGATGGAGAGACTGCAGCAACCTATCATTCGAGTTACACCTCAACTGAAAAGGGAGAGACCTCTGAAATTCGTTTCAACGGATTTACGTTAGAAAACATACCGTATTATGTCGTACCAGTTGATTCTGAAGGAAAGTCCTTGAGTGAGGAAAGTATTTTCATTGAGTAA
- a CDS encoding Wadjet anti-phage system protein JetD domain-containing protein — translation MRGFVSQELLKFSKKTIAIEELEKLLANRGLSYQDFANLILSFEEEGILEMVKAKGRNIRTPSLAYSYRIQKQRLKREYHEELIKCRLTLHPSIHLDVYFGLDPLQWKNDLPYLLRIHQFLESFGFPEYEVPAPERSVELVGDEKWITEEKGKELLERVELWSAMKIIPVSDPLMMAVNPAVLANEKQNHLIVENKTTFQALVDALPETEFSSLIYGSGNKIIKSIEQFPRQLPVLHADHRYYYFGDIDRSGIFIWHRLNEKVRVQLAMPFYQACMDKSPLEGKTYQRIDYTSIEAFLGHFSTDEKDRLQSVLDRGQYYPQEVLRTRELQDIWRQSVWN, via the coding sequence ATGAGGGGCTTTGTTAGTCAGGAGCTACTAAAATTCAGTAAAAAAACAATCGCAATTGAAGAACTAGAGAAGCTGCTTGCAAATCGAGGACTGTCTTATCAAGATTTTGCTAATCTTATTCTTTCTTTTGAAGAGGAAGGGATTTTAGAGATGGTAAAAGCGAAAGGTAGGAATATTCGTACGCCATCTCTAGCTTATTCGTATAGAATTCAAAAACAGCGGTTAAAAAGAGAGTATCATGAAGAATTGATAAAATGTCGTCTCACGCTACATCCGTCCATCCATTTAGATGTATATTTTGGGTTAGATCCGTTGCAATGGAAAAATGATTTGCCTTATTTACTAAGGATTCATCAATTTCTGGAGTCATTTGGTTTTCCTGAATATGAAGTACCGGCACCAGAGCGCAGTGTGGAACTGGTTGGTGATGAAAAATGGATAACAGAGGAAAAGGGAAAAGAGCTACTTGAACGAGTGGAGTTATGGTCAGCGATGAAGATTATCCCTGTTTCCGACCCGCTCATGATGGCGGTCAATCCGGCTGTTTTAGCAAACGAGAAGCAAAATCATTTAATCGTGGAAAACAAAACGACGTTTCAAGCATTGGTCGATGCCTTACCCGAAACGGAATTTTCATCGTTGATCTATGGAAGTGGCAATAAAATTATTAAAAGCATTGAGCAATTCCCTCGACAGCTTCCAGTCCTGCATGCTGACCATCGCTATTATTATTTTGGAGATATTGATCGTTCAGGTATCTTTATTTGGCATCGATTAAATGAAAAGGTGCGTGTTCAGTTAGCAATGCCTTTTTATCAAGCTTGCATGGACAAGTCACCCTTAGAAGGGAAAACTTATCAGCGTATCGATTACACCTCAATTGAAGCGTTCTTAGGTCATTTTTCAACGGATGAAAAAGACAGACTTCAGTCCGTGTTGGATCGTGGTCAATATTATCCGCAGGAGGTTTTGCGGACGAGAGAGTTACAGGATATTTGGAGGCAGTCAGTATGGAATTGA
- a CDS encoding replicative DNA helicase — protein sequence MELNEISDITAGYRERMRRLALFDPLYELDRKKVKDQQNQPIDMKGLGLLSLLFFFEQKVMRNHKTGKKQLAQFLQSVTHRQYTLDGRECEELASMIILTFRPATGKKRAYTYHDWETLQEDQLEYSLLKAKSFDSKTNTQFYTLDEDGLELVFATKEFYSEFQLSINQLMLRKQLEKGEFRGALRQINEMRIDVESLNERIIKLRHEIQRSIVSEETFERYKQLLGDIHARLERENDEFSELRQFVKETKDRLYEKDYHQKETKTYGYILEITNQLEEVHYEHSRLLDQSIELKNHTLKAAQESLYYTGIDAFNFDQDINSRVIGTPLPLEAMKGLLHPFLAIHQEQSWSPLTVFGEQNIREDREDRVDYGFMEIGEQKENDYQERLRRNYGYVMNISLQALQNGHAELKGVIEYIRENGQEELLNQRFFYDFWMILHQRSPIISGQMETVNEEQSTSLDDALAQLENSTLIIHERKELIHVSKRFSIQNMDLRIEEEYKDEL from the coding sequence ATGGAATTGAATGAGATTTCAGATATTACAGCTGGATATAGAGAACGAATGCGGCGCCTAGCATTATTTGATCCGCTTTATGAGCTCGACCGGAAAAAGGTGAAGGATCAACAGAATCAACCGATAGATATGAAAGGACTTGGCTTACTATCCCTTTTGTTTTTCTTTGAGCAAAAAGTAATGAGAAATCATAAGACCGGAAAGAAGCAGCTAGCTCAGTTTTTGCAAAGTGTCACGCATCGCCAATATACATTAGACGGAAGGGAGTGTGAAGAGCTTGCTTCGATGATTATTCTGACGTTTAGACCGGCCACTGGGAAAAAAAGAGCCTACACTTATCATGACTGGGAAACGTTGCAGGAAGACCAGCTTGAGTATTCGTTGCTGAAAGCGAAGAGCTTTGATTCGAAGACGAACACGCAATTCTACACCTTGGATGAAGATGGACTTGAACTGGTGTTTGCAACGAAGGAATTTTATAGTGAGTTTCAGTTATCAATCAATCAGCTAATGCTGAGAAAACAATTAGAAAAGGGAGAGTTTCGCGGAGCGTTGCGTCAAATAAATGAAATGCGCATAGACGTAGAATCATTGAATGAACGCATCATCAAACTTCGTCATGAGATTCAACGTAGTATCGTGTCCGAAGAAACCTTTGAGCGGTATAAGCAGTTATTGGGGGATATTCATGCTCGTCTTGAACGAGAAAATGACGAATTTTCGGAGTTAAGGCAATTTGTGAAAGAAACAAAGGATCGCCTCTACGAAAAGGATTATCATCAAAAAGAGACCAAAACCTACGGCTACATACTGGAAATTACAAATCAATTAGAGGAGGTTCATTATGAGCATTCGCGGCTCTTAGATCAAAGCATTGAGTTGAAGAATCATACGTTAAAGGCTGCTCAGGAGTCGCTATACTATACAGGGATTGATGCGTTTAACTTTGATCAAGATATCAATTCAAGGGTTATCGGCACCCCTCTTCCACTAGAGGCAATGAAAGGGCTACTCCATCCTTTTTTAGCCATTCATCAAGAGCAGAGCTGGTCGCCACTTACCGTTTTTGGGGAGCAAAATATTCGTGAAGACCGAGAAGATCGTGTGGATTATGGTTTTATGGAGATCGGCGAACAAAAAGAAAATGATTATCAGGAACGATTACGGAGGAATTATGGCTACGTAATGAATATTTCCTTACAGGCTTTACAGAATGGACATGCAGAGCTCAAGGGAGTCATTGAGTATATTCGAGAAAATGGCCAAGAAGAGCTTCTTAACCAACGCTTTTTCTACGATTTTTGGATGATACTTCATCAACGTTCGCCCATTATCTCGGGTCAAATGGAAACCGTGAACGAAGAGCAAAGTACTAGTCTAGATGACGCTCTCGCACAGTTAGAAAATTCAACCCTCATCATTCACGAACGTAAAGAACTGATACATGTATCGAAGCGTTTTTCCATTCAAAACATGGATTTGCGCATCGAGGAGGAGTACAAAGATGAATTATAG
- a CDS encoding DUF6063 family protein: MNYSESKVMQAFELYTILAREGQAGVESVSLYIADDSVRGLVDGFAHHVDCVIILAGERVYMIPKTKLSPFHVNNEYIKRTYLKSGATNADIYLLYFTTIILFGAFYDSYQTLEPTREFLSLDDWALLVNERMSVLMEHDEEQLRAKEQEFSYNWTQIIEKWEDMNDIKESAKKQSGNTISRLSFMDTAKRFLLDQELIEEIGNNEVTLTEKAKTIVQRFFMEVEYNKGILEFIYQWEEEEHAIN; the protein is encoded by the coding sequence ATGAATTATAGTGAAAGCAAAGTCATGCAAGCATTTGAATTATATACAATCTTAGCTCGCGAAGGGCAGGCAGGTGTGGAATCTGTATCATTATATATTGCGGATGATTCCGTGCGCGGCTTAGTGGACGGATTTGCTCATCACGTCGATTGTGTCATTATTTTGGCTGGTGAAAGGGTGTATATGATTCCCAAAACAAAGCTATCCCCTTTTCATGTGAACAATGAATATATTAAGCGAACCTATTTAAAGTCGGGAGCGACAAATGCGGATATTTATTTGCTGTATTTTACAACCATTATCCTATTTGGTGCATTTTATGATAGCTATCAAACGCTCGAACCGACGAGAGAATTCCTTTCATTAGATGACTGGGCGTTACTAGTCAATGAACGAATGAGTGTACTGATGGAGCATGATGAGGAGCAGCTTCGAGCGAAGGAGCAGGAGTTTTCTTACAATTGGACGCAAATCATTGAAAAATGGGAAGACATGAATGACATAAAGGAAAGTGCTAAAAAACAAAGCGGAAATACGATTAGTCGTCTCAGCTTTATGGATACTGCAAAACGTTTTTTACTCGATCAGGAATTGATAGAAGAAATCGGAAATAATGAAGTGACTTTAACGGAAAAAGCGAAAACAATTGTGCAGCGCTTTTTTATGGAAGTTGAATACAACAAAGGAATTCTTGAATTTATTTACCAATGGGAGGAGGAAGAGCATGCCATCAATTAG
- a CDS encoding Crp/Fnr family transcriptional regulator: protein MKDILVKYMKRFMNLSDKELEIMTADVPVKTFPKGTVLLHQGEIPSKCYFVLTGCVRQYAVDENGKENTSYFYTEEHSVTIFTQHSTDPTSRYSLSCLEECILVVGDLLIEQEMYDTHPDLATMTRRMMEGEVGQMQADFADFISSTPEQRFQALQIKRPELIDRVPQHQLASYLGMTPESLSRIKKRVERRRD from the coding sequence ATGAAAGATATTCTCGTTAAATATATGAAGCGATTTATGAATCTAAGTGATAAGGAACTCGAAATAATGACGGCGGATGTACCTGTAAAAACATTCCCAAAAGGGACCGTCTTATTACATCAAGGGGAGATTCCTAGTAAATGTTACTTTGTTTTAACAGGCTGTGTTCGACAATATGCTGTTGATGAAAATGGTAAGGAGAATACATCCTATTTTTATACGGAAGAGCACAGTGTGACGATTTTCACTCAGCACTCGACAGATCCAACATCCAGATACTCCTTAAGCTGTCTTGAAGAGTGTATTTTAGTTGTAGGCGACCTATTGATTGAGCAGGAAATGTACGATACGCATCCGGATCTTGCGACGATGACACGTAGGATGATGGAAGGAGAAGTCGGCCAAATGCAAGCGGATTTTGCTGACTTCATCTCCTCGACGCCTGAACAAAGATTTCAAGCATTACAGATTAAAAGGCCGGAACTAATTGACCGAGTACCACAGCATCAGCTCGCCAGTTATTTAGGAATGACCCCTGAGTCCTTAAGCCGTATTAAAAAGCGAGTAGAACGAAGGCGGGATTAG
- a CDS encoding DUF4386 domain-containing protein, with amino-acid sequence MTTEINSTNSQHSSAMVAAISLLIMTIAAIFSYGYVHTSLVVEDPAVTFKNIQTSLPLFRFELIGWGVIILTDLLVSWAFYMFLKPYHPGYSLLAGILRLVYTGILAAAVSRLVIAHNLVQGKISFDLTSDAQLVSEVTSSILAFESIWSIGLIVFGAHLLVIGAIGRRAIPIPNFISILLVIAGASYLLIHILHRFFPLWDHVTDGLEIVLSVPMMAGELGFGMWLLFKGRKIETPG; translated from the coding sequence ATGACAACAGAAATTAACTCTACAAATAGCCAGCATTCTTCAGCCATGGTTGCAGCTATCTCTTTACTCATCATGACCATCGCCGCAATTTTCTCCTACGGATATGTTCACACTTCATTAGTTGTTGAAGATCCTGCCGTCACATTCAAAAATATTCAAACTTCGCTTCCCTTATTTCGATTCGAGCTTATTGGATGGGGAGTAATTATTCTAACAGATCTTCTCGTTTCATGGGCATTCTATATGTTCTTAAAGCCTTACCATCCAGGCTATTCACTCTTAGCTGGAATACTCCGTCTTGTCTATACAGGCATCCTTGCTGCAGCTGTCTCTCGGTTAGTGATCGCTCATAACCTCGTACAGGGGAAGATATCTTTTGACCTAACTTCAGACGCTCAACTAGTTTCAGAAGTTACGAGTTCTATCTTGGCTTTTGAATCGATTTGGTCGATCGGATTAATCGTATTTGGTGCACATCTTTTAGTCATTGGAGCAATAGGAAGGCGAGCAATTCCTATTCCAAATTTCATTAGTATTCTGCTGGTAATTGCGGGGGCAAGCTATCTGCTAATCCATATTTTGCATCGTTTTTTTCCACTTTGGGATCATGTAACCGATGGCCTTGAAATAGTTTTGAGTGTACCGATGATGGCAGGTGAGCTTGGTTTTGGAATGTGGTTGCTGTTCAAAGGAAGAAAAATAGAAACGCCTGGCTAA
- a CDS encoding sensor domain-containing diguanylate cyclase, with protein sequence MNLVDFQAQINIDDVLWYEFADKIESVDAFFVKSNQSFEEHNGGINALRTRDVPYRSILFKLEDPEIEKIYIRLEASQIPIMQNSNLYSTESLLNRIIHYKFNTGIFYGFMISLAFYNLFLFFILRERAYLFYVLYIFSFIFLQIAMNGLDIEYFGKIFPAVFIVDFLDYAALLTCVCMILFSKAFLQLAVYLPILNKVLSLLMYTTVLTILLFSFIPDQLTNTLGPLLAVIITSILWLAGLRVMLRGHKSARYYLIGWSILLISITIQAFSFLGIFPNHPLIYEVIPQTAAALEALFLSIALADRIKILKEEKQEAQEALNHKLEELVALRTTELDSAMKQLESLSNIDQLTKVYNRRKLDQVIDLEISKRKKDDTNLSIILLDIDYFKKINDEYGHQIGDQVLVKVAEGVGSLLHRDMTFGRWGGEEFLIICPNLSLIQAKSYAEQIRSTIESMNLSIDYHLTCSLGVTFYESGESWGTLMSRTDKALYKAKHLGRNRVEVA encoded by the coding sequence TTGAATCTAGTAGACTTTCAAGCTCAGATCAATATTGATGATGTATTATGGTATGAATTCGCTGATAAAATAGAGTCGGTGGATGCGTTTTTTGTAAAGAGCAATCAAAGCTTTGAGGAACATAACGGAGGAATTAATGCCTTACGAACGAGGGACGTTCCTTATCGTTCGATTCTTTTTAAATTAGAGGATCCCGAAATTGAGAAGATTTACATAAGATTAGAAGCAAGTCAAATTCCCATCATGCAAAACTCAAATCTTTACAGCACGGAAAGTTTGCTTAATAGAATTATTCACTATAAATTCAACACGGGGATATTCTATGGCTTCATGATTTCGCTTGCCTTCTACAATCTCTTTTTATTTTTCATTTTAAGAGAAAGGGCGTATTTATTCTACGTTTTATACATTTTTTCGTTTATTTTCCTACAAATAGCCATGAATGGACTCGATATAGAGTATTTTGGAAAAATTTTTCCTGCTGTGTTTATTGTTGATTTTCTGGACTATGCTGCACTGCTTACCTGTGTATGTATGATTTTATTTAGTAAAGCTTTTCTTCAATTAGCTGTTTATTTACCCATATTAAATAAGGTTCTATCACTCTTAATGTATACCACTGTGTTAACGATATTGCTGTTCTCATTTATCCCAGATCAACTGACAAATACATTAGGTCCGTTACTTGCCGTAATAATCACGAGCATATTATGGTTAGCTGGATTGCGGGTAATGCTTCGAGGCCATAAAAGTGCGAGGTACTATTTAATTGGCTGGAGTATCCTGCTAATATCCATCACGATTCAAGCGTTTTCTTTCTTAGGGATCTTCCCAAACCATCCTTTAATTTATGAAGTGATTCCGCAGACGGCTGCCGCATTAGAAGCACTTTTCCTATCTATTGCCCTAGCGGATCGAATTAAGATATTGAAAGAAGAAAAACAAGAGGCGCAAGAGGCACTCAATCATAAATTAGAGGAGTTGGTAGCACTTCGTACAACAGAATTAGATAGTGCAATGAAACAGCTTGAAAGTCTTTCGAACATAGACCAGCTCACGAAAGTGTATAATCGAAGAAAACTAGATCAAGTGATTGATTTAGAAATTAGCAAGAGGAAAAAAGATGATACAAATTTGTCCATTATTCTACTCGATATTGACTATTTTAAGAAGATAAATGATGAATATGGCCATCAAATCGGTGATCAGGTTCTAGTGAAAGTAGCAGAGGGGGTCGGCTCATTGCTTCATAGGGATATGACTTTTGGACGATGGGGTGGAGAGGAATTTTTGATTATCTGCCCGAACCTTTCACTAATCCAAGCGAAAAGTTATGCAGAACAAATTCGTTCTACAATAGAATCTATGAACCTCTCGATAGACTATCACCTAACTTGTAGTTTAGGGGTCACGTTCTATGAGAGCGGAGAATCTTGGGGTACGTTGATGTCAAGAACGGATAAAGCCTTATATAAAGCGAAGCACCTGGGTCGTAATCGAGTCGAAGTGGCCTGA
- a CDS encoding GNAT family N-acetyltransferase — MSEFTKATKCNIRTATIDDAEVVLDIQISVFSEGDYFISESEEFSKTPAEQREWIQGLLENEKNTLLVAEVNGEVVGWVVFISQDRKRTAHTGSFGIMISKKYRGIGVGKRLLTALLDWAEKNPLIEKVSLGVFSTNDRAISMYRKMGFTEEGRKIKEFKMKENVYVDDILMYKLV, encoded by the coding sequence ATGTCAGAATTCACAAAAGCTACTAAATGTAATATTAGAACCGCAACGATCGACGATGCAGAAGTTGTACTAGATATACAGATTTCGGTCTTTTCTGAAGGCGATTATTTTATTTCAGAATCTGAAGAGTTTTCTAAAACCCCGGCAGAACAAAGAGAATGGATACAGGGCTTACTAGAGAATGAAAAGAATACCTTACTTGTAGCTGAAGTAAACGGTGAGGTTGTTGGGTGGGTTGTTTTTATTTCACAAGATAGAAAGAGAACAGCTCATACAGGATCATTTGGGATCATGATTAGTAAAAAATACAGAGGAATAGGGGTGGGGAAACGCCTCCTTACAGCCTTATTGGATTGGGCTGAGAAAAATCCTCTAATTGAAAAGGTAAGCTTGGGGGTGTTTTCAACAAATGATAGAGCCATTTCCATGTACCGAAAAATGGGATTCACTGAAGAAGGTAGAAAAATAAAAGAATTTAAGATGAAAGAAAACGTATATGTTGATGACATTCTTATGTACAAATTAGTTTAA